A portion of the Streptomyces sp. NBC_00376 genome contains these proteins:
- the pyrE gene encoding orotate phosphoribosyltransferase, producing the protein MSDVRAELLQQIKDKAVVHGKVTLSSGLEADWYIDLRRITLDGKAAPMVGQVMLDATAELDYDCVGGLTLGADPVATSMLHASAARGQELDAFVVRKAQKAHGMQRRIEGTDVKGRRCLVVEDTSTTGGSPLTAVEAVREAGGEVVAVAVIVERGAAPAIAEAGLPYVHVYSVADLDLA; encoded by the coding sequence ATGAGTGACGTACGTGCTGAGCTGCTCCAGCAGATCAAGGACAAGGCCGTGGTACACGGCAAAGTGACCCTCTCCTCGGGTCTTGAGGCCGACTGGTACATCGACCTGCGCCGCATCACGCTGGACGGCAAGGCCGCTCCGATGGTCGGTCAGGTCATGCTCGACGCCACCGCCGAGCTGGACTACGACTGCGTGGGCGGGCTGACGCTGGGCGCCGACCCGGTCGCCACCTCGATGCTGCACGCCTCCGCCGCGCGCGGGCAGGAGCTGGACGCGTTCGTCGTCCGCAAGGCCCAGAAGGCGCACGGTATGCAGCGCCGCATCGAGGGCACGGACGTGAAGGGCCGCCGCTGTCTGGTGGTCGAGGACACCTCGACCACCGGTGGTTCGCCGCTGACGGCCGTCGAGGCGGTGCGCGAGGCCGGTGGCGAGGTCGTGGCCGTGGCCGTGATCGTGGAGCGGGGTGCTGCTCCGGCCATCGCCGAGGCGGGCCTGCCGTACGTCCACGTCTACTCGGTGGCCGATCTCGACCTGGCCTGA
- the fbaA gene encoding class II fructose-bisphosphate aldolase encodes MPIATPEVYAEMLDRAKAGKFAYPAINVTSTQTLHAALRGFAEAESDGIVQISTGGAEFLGGQYNKDMVTGAVALAEFAHIVAAKYDITVALHTDHCPKDKLDGYVRPLLDISAERVARGENPLFQSHMWDGSAETLADNLAIGQELLAKAAAAKIILEVEITPTGGEEDGVTHEINDELYTTVDDALRTAEALGLGEKGRYLLAASFGNVHGVYKPGNVVLRPELLKDLQEGVGAKYGKKSPFDFVFHGGSGSTEQEIATALENGVVKMNLDTDTQYAFTRPIVDHMFRNYDGVLKVDGEVGNKKVYDPRSWGKSAEAGMAKRVTEACANLRSTGTKLK; translated from the coding sequence ATGCCCATCGCAACCCCCGAGGTCTACGCCGAGATGCTCGACCGGGCGAAGGCAGGCAAGTTCGCCTACCCGGCCATCAATGTGACGTCGACCCAGACCCTGCACGCTGCACTGCGCGGCTTCGCGGAGGCGGAGAGCGACGGCATCGTCCAGATCTCCACCGGTGGGGCGGAGTTCCTGGGCGGCCAGTACAACAAGGACATGGTCACCGGCGCCGTCGCCCTGGCCGAGTTCGCGCACATCGTCGCCGCCAAGTACGACATCACGGTCGCGCTGCACACCGACCACTGCCCCAAGGACAAGCTGGACGGTTACGTGCGTCCGCTGCTCGACATCTCCGCCGAGCGCGTCGCCCGGGGCGAGAACCCGCTGTTCCAGAGCCACATGTGGGACGGTTCGGCCGAGACGCTGGCCGACAACCTGGCCATCGGCCAGGAGCTGCTGGCCAAGGCCGCCGCCGCCAAGATCATTCTTGAGGTCGAGATCACCCCGACCGGCGGCGAGGAGGACGGTGTCACGCACGAGATCAACGACGAGCTGTACACCACCGTCGACGACGCGCTGCGCACCGCCGAGGCGCTCGGCCTGGGCGAGAAGGGCCGCTACCTGCTGGCCGCCTCCTTCGGCAACGTCCACGGCGTCTACAAGCCGGGCAACGTCGTGCTCCGCCCCGAGCTGCTGAAGGACCTCCAGGAGGGCGTCGGCGCCAAGTACGGCAAGAAGTCCCCGTTCGACTTCGTCTTCCATGGCGGCTCCGGTTCCACCGAGCAGGAGATCGCCACCGCGCTGGAGAACGGCGTCGTGAAGATGAACCTCGACACCGACACCCAGTACGCCTTCACCCGCCCGATCGTGGACCACATGTTCCGCAACTACGACGGTGTGCTGAAGGTCGACGGCGAGGTCGGCAACAAGAAGGTCTACGACCCGCGCAGCTGGGGCAAGTCCGCCGAGGCGGGCATGGCCAAGCGCGTCACCGAGGCCTGCGCCAACCTGCGTTCCACCGGCACCAAGCTGAAGTAG
- a CDS encoding MalY/PatB family protein — translation MGSSARYDFDTVVDRRGTWCVQWDGVADRFGVDGLLPFTISDMDFETAPEVLDALRSRLDHGVFGYTDWRQDDFRSAIAHWYATRYGTEVDTGQLVYGPSVLSQLSQLLQMWTAPGEGVVVHTPTYDGFRKAITGLGRELRGVPVGDPAALERELARPDSKVLILCSPHNPTGRVWTTAELEAMSSLAARHGVAVISDEIHADFVHEGHTHVPWTRVAGDGRWALVTSASKAFNFPALTGSYGLIGDPADRTEFLRRMETAEGLASPAVLSLTAHIAAYRESAQWLDSAREYVAGNLALVAKRLGEAFPELGWRPPQAGYLAWIDLRPAGVDGDEALQRVLIEREKVAVMPGGVYGAEGFVRLNVGCPRAKAEAGVDALIRGVRAVTGRAS, via the coding sequence GTGGGTTCCAGTGCGCGCTATGACTTCGACACCGTCGTCGACCGCCGGGGCACCTGGTGCGTCCAGTGGGACGGGGTCGCGGACCGGTTCGGGGTGGACGGGCTGCTGCCGTTCACCATCTCCGACATGGACTTCGAGACGGCCCCGGAGGTGCTGGACGCGCTCCGTTCCCGCCTCGACCACGGGGTGTTCGGCTACACCGACTGGCGGCAGGACGACTTCCGCTCGGCGATAGCCCACTGGTACGCGACCCGGTACGGCACCGAGGTGGACACCGGGCAGCTGGTGTACGGGCCCTCCGTGCTCAGCCAGCTCTCGCAGCTGCTGCAGATGTGGACGGCGCCGGGCGAGGGCGTGGTCGTCCACACCCCCACGTACGACGGTTTCCGCAAGGCGATCACCGGGCTCGGGCGGGAGCTGCGGGGTGTGCCGGTGGGGGACCCGGCCGCGCTGGAACGCGAGCTGGCCCGCCCCGACAGCAAGGTCCTGATCCTGTGCTCCCCGCACAATCCGACCGGCCGGGTATGGACGACGGCCGAGCTGGAGGCGATGTCCTCGCTCGCCGCGCGGCACGGGGTCGCGGTGATCAGCGACGAGATACACGCGGACTTCGTGCACGAGGGGCACACCCATGTGCCGTGGACGCGGGTCGCGGGCGACGGGCGCTGGGCGCTGGTCACCTCCGCGTCCAAGGCGTTCAACTTCCCGGCGCTGACCGGTTCCTACGGACTGATCGGCGATCCCGCCGACCGGACGGAGTTCCTGCGCCGGATGGAGACGGCCGAGGGGCTCGCCTCCCCGGCGGTGCTGTCGCTGACCGCGCACATCGCCGCGTACCGGGAGTCGGCGCAGTGGCTGGACTCGGCGCGGGAGTACGTCGCGGGGAACCTGGCACTGGTCGCGAAGCGGCTGGGCGAGGCGTTCCCGGAGCTGGGGTGGCGGCCGCCGCAGGCCGGATACCTGGCGTGGATCGATCTGCGGCCCGCCGGTGTCGACGGCGACGAGGCGTTGCAGCGGGTACTGATCGAGCGGGAGAAGGTCGCGGTGATGCCGGGCGGGGTGTACGGCGCGGAGGGCTTCGTGCGGCTGAACGTGGGGTGCCCGCGTGCCAAGGCGGAGGCCGGGGTGGACGCGCTGATCCGGGGCGTGCGGGCGGTGACGGGGCGGGCGTCGTAG
- a CDS encoding MFS transporter, producing MPDAAETGTPGAIRVASAAGRWVVLTTVLGSSMAMLDSTVINVALPRIGKDLGTDLADLQWTVTAYMLTLAGLILLGGALGDRYGRRRVFVVGVVWFAAASVLCGLAPNAAVLIAARALQGIGGALLTPGSLALIQASFHPDDRARAVGLWSGLGGVGAAIGPFVGGWLVDGPGWRWVFLLNVPLAAVCVPVALRHVPESRDPHAHGRFDVLGAVLAALALALVTYALIEAPGQGASGAVIGAAVAGVLLGALFVRVERTRAEPMLPPSVFASRQFTAVNVITLCVYAALGGYFFLSAIQLQVVAGYSALGAGTALLPSTVLMLLFSAASGELGQRIGPRIPLTVGPLVAAAGMLLMLRVGPGSNTVSGYLTDVLPAVAVLGVGLVTLVAPLTATVLASVDTARAGLASGINNAAARAAGLIAVAALPLLAGMGPEAYRNADEFAATFRRAMPMCAGLLVLGAAIAWATVRRPLATADEKEQARPECTVHCGIAAPPLEPAHEQEQNPAHEQEQNPGAR from the coding sequence ATGCCTGACGCAGCCGAGACGGGAACCCCGGGCGCCATCCGCGTCGCCTCCGCCGCCGGACGCTGGGTCGTCCTCACCACCGTCCTCGGCTCCAGCATGGCCATGCTGGACTCCACCGTCATCAACGTCGCGCTGCCCCGTATCGGCAAGGACCTCGGCACCGACCTGGCCGACCTCCAGTGGACCGTCACCGCCTACATGCTGACCCTCGCCGGGCTGATCCTCCTCGGCGGCGCCCTGGGCGACCGGTACGGGCGGCGGCGGGTCTTCGTCGTCGGCGTCGTCTGGTTCGCCGCCGCGTCGGTGCTGTGCGGTCTGGCGCCGAACGCCGCCGTCCTGATCGCCGCCCGCGCCCTCCAGGGCATCGGCGGGGCGCTCCTGACGCCCGGTTCGCTGGCCCTGATCCAGGCCAGCTTCCACCCCGACGACCGGGCCCGCGCGGTCGGGCTGTGGTCGGGGCTGGGCGGGGTCGGGGCCGCCATCGGGCCGTTCGTCGGCGGATGGCTGGTCGACGGGCCGGGCTGGCGGTGGGTGTTCCTGCTCAATGTGCCGCTCGCCGCGGTCTGTGTGCCGGTGGCGCTGCGCCACGTACCGGAATCGCGTGACCCGCATGCCCACGGGCGCTTCGACGTGCTGGGCGCCGTGCTCGCGGCGCTCGCCCTCGCCCTGGTGACGTACGCGCTGATCGAGGCGCCGGGGCAGGGGGCGTCCGGGGCGGTGATCGGGGCGGCCGTCGCGGGGGTGCTGCTCGGGGCGCTCTTCGTACGGGTGGAGCGCACCCGGGCGGAACCGATGCTGCCGCCCTCGGTCTTCGCGTCCCGGCAGTTCACCGCCGTCAATGTGATCACCCTCTGCGTGTACGCGGCGCTCGGCGGTTACTTCTTCCTCTCCGCGATCCAGCTCCAGGTGGTGGCCGGGTACTCGGCGCTCGGCGCGGGCACGGCGCTGCTGCCGTCGACCGTCCTGATGCTGCTCTTCTCGGCCGCCTCGGGCGAGCTGGGCCAGCGCATCGGGCCCCGTATCCCGCTCACGGTCGGGCCACTGGTCGCCGCCGCGGGAATGCTGCTGATGCTGCGGGTCGGGCCCGGGTCGAACACCGTGTCCGGCTACCTCACCGACGTGCTGCCCGCGGTCGCCGTCCTCGGCGTCGGACTGGTCACCCTGGTCGCACCGCTCACCGCGACCGTCCTGGCCTCGGTGGACACCGCACGGGCCGGCCTCGCCAGCGGGATCAACAACGCGGCCGCCCGCGCCGCCGGGCTGATCGCGGTGGCCGCGCTGCCGCTGCTCGCCGGAATGGGACCGGAGGCCTACCGGAACGCCGACGAGTTCGCCGCGACCTTCCGCCGGGCCATGCCGATGTGTGCCGGGCTCCTCGTGCTGGGGGCGGCGATCGCCTGGGCGACCGTACGCAGACCCCTGGCCACGGCGGACGAGAAGGAGCAGGCGCGGCCCGAGTGCACCGTGCACTGCGGGATCGCCGCACCGCCCCTGGAACCGGCGCACGAGCAGGAGCAGAACCCGGCGCACGAGCAGGAGCAGAATCCGGGCGCACGCTGA
- a CDS encoding DUF3151 domain-containing protein — MSIHENLLGGPPPTHLPDDPEPRELLANGVAPADVAAKYPTSSLAWAQLADEAYDAGRVVESYAYARTGYHRGLDALRRAGWKGHGPVPFEHEPNRGFLRALHALARAARAIGEQEEYERCSTFLRDSSPTAAETLG, encoded by the coding sequence ATGTCGATCCACGAGAACCTGCTCGGGGGCCCGCCCCCGACCCACCTGCCCGACGACCCGGAGCCGCGCGAACTGCTGGCGAACGGCGTGGCCCCGGCCGACGTCGCCGCGAAGTACCCGACCTCGTCCCTGGCCTGGGCGCAGCTCGCCGACGAGGCGTACGACGCCGGCCGCGTCGTCGAGTCGTACGCCTACGCCCGCACCGGCTACCACCGCGGCCTCGACGCGCTGCGCAGGGCCGGCTGGAAGGGCCACGGCCCCGTGCCGTTCGAGCACGAGCCGAACCGCGGCTTCCTGCGCGCCCTGCACGCCCTGGCGCGGGCCGCGCGGGCGATCGGCGAGCAGGAGGAGTACGAGCGCTGCTCGACGTTCCTGCGCGACTCCTCGCCCACCGCCGCCGAAACGCTGGGTTAG
- a CDS encoding tryptophan 2,3-dioxygenase family protein — protein sequence MSTIHPDPEATGAQTPHLDFAGTTPYEDYVQADVLTHLQHPRSDDPGEMVFLVTTQVMELWFTVIVHEWETAAHALRQDRLNVARDALKRSVRELEALNASWTPLAQLTPAQFNSYRSALGEGSGFQSAMYRRMEFLLGDKSASMLVPHRGAPRVHAELEKALAEPGLYDETLALLARRGFAIPKAVLGRDLTRKYEPSPEVEAVWAEIYADPERHDELVRLGEALTDVGELVWRWRNDHLVATRRAMGSKTGTGGSAGVAWLEKRATKNVFPELWTARSHV from the coding sequence ATGTCGACGATCCACCCCGACCCCGAAGCCACCGGTGCGCAGACCCCGCACCTCGACTTCGCGGGTACGACTCCGTACGAGGACTATGTCCAGGCGGATGTCCTGACCCATCTCCAGCACCCTCGCTCCGACGATCCGGGCGAGATGGTCTTCCTGGTCACCACCCAGGTCATGGAGCTGTGGTTCACCGTCATCGTCCATGAGTGGGAGACCGCCGCGCACGCCCTGCGCCAGGACCGGCTGAATGTCGCCCGCGACGCGCTGAAGCGGTCGGTGCGGGAGCTGGAGGCGCTCAACGCCTCCTGGACGCCGCTGGCCCAGCTCACCCCCGCCCAGTTCAACTCCTACCGCTCCGCGCTCGGCGAGGGTTCCGGTTTCCAGTCGGCGATGTACCGGCGGATGGAGTTCCTGCTCGGCGACAAGTCCGCGTCCATGCTGGTGCCGCACCGGGGCGCGCCCCGGGTCCACGCCGAGCTGGAGAAGGCGCTCGCCGAGCCGGGGCTGTACGACGAGACGCTGGCACTGCTCGCCCGGCGCGGGTTCGCCATACCGAAGGCCGTGCTCGGCCGGGACCTGACGCGGAAGTACGAACCGTCGCCCGAGGTCGAGGCGGTCTGGGCGGAGATCTACGCGGACCCCGAGCGCCACGACGAGCTGGTCCGGCTCGGCGAGGCGCTCACCGACGTCGGCGAGCTGGTGTGGCGCTGGCGCAACGACCATCTCGTCGCCACCCGGCGCGCCATGGGCTCGAAGACCGGTACCGGCGGCTCCGCCGGGGTCGCCTGGCTGGAGAAGCGGGCCACGAAGAACGTCTTCCCCGAGCTGTGGACGGCGCGCAGCCATGTCTGA
- the kynU gene encoding kynureninase has translation MSETFAAVPENSVATSESLAARAAALDAADPLADRRKLFALDDTVYLDGNSLGALPAHVPARVQEVLTREWGELRIRSWDESGWWTAPERIGDRIAPLVGAAAGQIVVGDSTSVNVFKAVVAATRLAPEGRDEILVDATTFPTDGYIARSAARMTGHRIVPVAPAEVPDALGPRTAAVLLNHVDYRTGRLHDLPGLTAAVHGAGAIAVWDLCHSAGALPVGLDEHGVDLAVGCTYKYLNGGPGSPAYIYIAERHQAAFDSPLPGWTSHADPFGVTPEYTPADGAVRGRVGTPDIVSMLTLEAALDVWDGVSIDEVRAKSLALTDFFQECVARYAPEGRVPSITPARAERGSQVALRCEDAEQVMGGLIARGVVGDLRRPDVLRFGFTPLYVGFADVERAARVLGEVLAQQ, from the coding sequence ATGTCTGAGACCTTCGCTGCCGTGCCCGAGAACTCCGTTGCCACCTCCGAGTCCCTTGCCGCGCGGGCCGCGGCACTCGACGCCGCCGACCCGCTCGCGGACCGGCGCAAGCTCTTCGCCCTCGACGACACCGTCTACCTCGACGGCAACTCGCTCGGCGCGCTGCCGGCTCACGTGCCCGCCCGGGTGCAGGAGGTCCTCACCCGCGAGTGGGGCGAGCTGCGCATCCGGTCCTGGGACGAGAGCGGCTGGTGGACCGCGCCGGAACGGATCGGTGACCGGATCGCCCCGCTCGTCGGCGCCGCCGCCGGGCAGATCGTGGTGGGCGACTCCACCAGCGTGAACGTCTTCAAGGCCGTCGTCGCCGCGACCCGGCTGGCGCCGGAGGGCCGCGACGAGATCCTCGTCGACGCGACGACCTTTCCCACGGACGGGTACATCGCCCGGTCCGCCGCCCGGATGACCGGCCACCGGATCGTCCCGGTCGCCCCCGCCGAGGTGCCGGACGCGCTGGGCCCCCGTACCGCGGCCGTGCTGCTCAACCATGTCGACTACCGCACCGGCAGGCTCCACGACCTGCCCGGACTCACCGCCGCCGTGCACGGGGCGGGCGCCATCGCCGTCTGGGACCTGTGCCACAGCGCGGGCGCCCTGCCCGTCGGCCTCGACGAACACGGCGTGGACCTGGCGGTCGGCTGCACGTACAAGTACCTGAACGGCGGCCCCGGTTCGCCCGCGTACATCTATATCGCCGAGCGCCACCAAGCGGCCTTCGACTCGCCCCTGCCGGGGTGGACCTCGCACGCCGACCCGTTCGGCGTGACCCCTGAGTACACCCCGGCCGACGGCGCGGTACGGGGCCGGGTCGGCACCCCCGACATCGTCTCCATGCTTACGCTCGAAGCAGCGCTGGACGTGTGGGACGGGGTGTCCATCGACGAGGTACGGGCCAAGTCCCTGGCGCTGACGGACTTCTTCCAGGAGTGCGTCGCCCGGTACGCGCCCGAGGGCCGGGTCCCCTCCATCACCCCCGCACGCGCGGAGCGCGGCAGCCAGGTCGCGCTGCGCTGCGAGGACGCGGAACAGGTGATGGGTGGACTCATCGCCCGGGGCGTCGTCGGTGACCTGCGCCGGCCGGACGTGCTGCGGTTCGGATTCACGCCGCTGTACGTCGGGTTCGCGGACGTGGAGCGGGCGGCGCGGGTGCTGGGCGAGGTGCTGGCCCAGCAGTAG
- a CDS encoding alpha/beta hydrolase family protein, producing MSDSAARDRDAAETESALSHPPVAPDASAAYGSHPDQLIDFYAPRDGRTGAPVVVVLHGGAWRAPYDRQHVSPFADFLARRGFAVASVEYRRGGEIPQQRGSGPVAGRWPETFDDVAAAMDALPALLARELPEADARRIVVTGHSAGGQLALWAAARHVLPEGSPWRLPAPPQLRGVVALAPIADFATAVELDVCSGAVGQLLGGEEDFAERAAHADPAVLLPTGIATTVVQGTTDIDVPQAVAEAFVDAAAKAGETVGLTLLPEVGHYPLIDPAADACAVVAEELAQLAW from the coding sequence ATGTCGGATTCTGCCGCGCGTGATCGGGACGCAGCCGAGACCGAGTCGGCCCTCTCGCATCCACCGGTCGCCCCCGATGCGTCCGCCGCCTACGGCAGCCACCCCGACCAGCTGATCGACTTCTACGCCCCGCGCGACGGGCGGACCGGGGCGCCGGTCGTGGTCGTGCTGCACGGCGGGGCATGGCGGGCGCCGTACGACCGGCAGCATGTGTCGCCGTTCGCGGACTTCCTGGCCCGGCGCGGGTTCGCCGTAGCCAGCGTCGAGTACCGGCGCGGCGGCGAGATCCCGCAGCAGCGGGGCTCCGGACCGGTCGCGGGCCGCTGGCCGGAGACCTTCGACGACGTCGCCGCGGCGATGGACGCGCTGCCGGCGCTGCTGGCCAGGGAGCTCCCGGAGGCCGACGCCCGGCGGATAGTCGTCACCGGGCACTCGGCCGGCGGGCAGCTGGCGCTGTGGGCCGCCGCCCGGCACGTACTGCCCGAGGGGTCGCCGTGGCGGCTGCCCGCGCCGCCGCAGCTGCGGGGCGTCGTCGCCCTCGCTCCCATCGCCGACTTCGCCACCGCCGTCGAGCTGGACGTGTGCTCGGGGGCGGTCGGCCAACTCCTCGGCGGCGAGGAGGACTTCGCGGAGCGTGCCGCGCACGCCGACCCGGCCGTGCTGCTGCCCACCGGCATCGCCACCACCGTGGTGCAGGGCACCACCGACATCGATGTGCCGCAGGCGGTCGCGGAGGCATTCGTCGACGCGGCGGCGAAGGCGGGCGAGACGGTGGGGCTGACCCTGCTGCCCGAGGTGGGTCACTACCCGCTGATCGACCCGGCGGCGGACGCGTGCGCGGTGGTGGCGGAGGAGCTCGCACAGCTCGCCTGGTGA
- a CDS encoding sensor histidine kinase — protein sequence MTETKSRSPEFQLAAGAIGGLRQALFNDAFAYRPMPRLGTDGPVIRRLPKRMQERATWALHAVVLLAALIAFLLGVAQAEYPLAEVLAVFPAIGVAMTLVRPVGAFWMSLLLTPVTAVFGNGGWPWGPVTFFTHLVVLIVVAARTGRRTAAWMWGLTVLLGVVMENLVWRPGTTTFGMALTSAFALLVVSTVQIRRDAEREVTVQRTVTAVERDRRTLLEERTTIARELHDVVAHHMSVVAIQAEAAPYRVENPPPELEQAFVTIRENAVAALTELRRVLGVVRAEDYHAPDAPQPTLAQLDGLLANVSEAGLTAEKTVTGAVRELPQGVELSAYRIIQEALSNTLRHAPGATARVEIGYVLGGLGVRVVNGPPTGPVKPSPGAGHGITGMRERVAMLNGDMTADATTDGGYEITVFIPVQAGSDSLEQADRA from the coding sequence GTGACCGAGACCAAGAGCAGAAGCCCGGAGTTCCAGCTGGCGGCGGGGGCGATAGGCGGCCTCCGGCAGGCCCTCTTCAACGACGCGTTCGCCTACCGCCCGATGCCGCGGCTGGGGACCGACGGGCCGGTGATCCGCCGGCTGCCGAAGCGGATGCAGGAGCGCGCCACCTGGGCGCTGCACGCGGTCGTGTTGCTGGCCGCGCTCATCGCCTTTCTGCTGGGGGTGGCCCAGGCGGAGTATCCGCTCGCCGAGGTGCTCGCCGTGTTCCCGGCCATCGGTGTGGCGATGACGCTGGTCAGGCCGGTCGGGGCGTTCTGGATGTCGTTGCTGCTGACGCCGGTGACCGCGGTGTTCGGCAACGGCGGGTGGCCGTGGGGGCCGGTCACGTTCTTCACGCACCTGGTCGTGCTGATCGTCGTCGCGGCCAGGACCGGGCGGCGCACCGCGGCCTGGATGTGGGGCCTGACCGTGCTGCTCGGCGTGGTCATGGAGAACCTCGTCTGGCGGCCCGGGACCACCACCTTCGGGATGGCTCTGACCTCGGCGTTCGCCCTGCTGGTGGTCTCCACGGTGCAGATCCGCCGTGACGCGGAGCGCGAGGTGACGGTGCAGCGGACCGTGACCGCCGTCGAGCGCGACCGGCGCACCCTGCTGGAGGAGCGCACCACCATCGCCCGTGAGCTGCACGACGTGGTCGCGCACCACATGTCGGTCGTCGCGATCCAGGCCGAGGCCGCCCCGTACCGGGTGGAGAATCCGCCGCCCGAGCTGGAGCAGGCATTCGTCACGATCCGGGAGAACGCCGTCGCCGCCCTCACCGAACTGCGCCGGGTCCTCGGTGTCGTACGCGCCGAGGACTACCATGCGCCGGACGCCCCGCAGCCCACGCTCGCCCAGCTCGACGGGCTCCTCGCCAACGTGAGCGAGGCGGGCCTGACGGCGGAGAAGACCGTCACCGGTGCGGTGCGCGAACTGCCGCAGGGGGTCGAGCTGTCGGCGTACCGGATCATCCAGGAGGCCCTCAGCAACACGCTGCGGCACGCGCCGGGCGCCACCGCCAGGGTGGAGATCGGCTATGTGCTGGGCGGGCTCGGTGTACGTGTCGTCAACGGGCCGCCCACCGGTCCGGTGAAGCCCTCGCCGGGCGCGGGCCACGGGATCACCGGGATGCGGGAGCGGGTCGCGATGCTGAACGGCGACATGACGGCCGACGCGACCACCGACGGCGGGTACGAGATCACGGTGTTCATCCCCGTACAGGCCGGTTCCGATTCCCTGGAACAGGCGGACCGGGCATGA
- a CDS encoding response regulator, translating into MSTPTAPSPSIRVLIVDDQMMVREGFSVLLNAMPGIEVVGEAVDGRQAIAQVAALRPDVVLMDIRMPELNGIEATREIVAADADAKVLVLTTFDLDEYVYQALRAGASGFLLKDASARQLADGVRVVAAGEALLAPTVTKRLINEFSKLAEAPRSPALARVGDLTERETEVLVLIAQGRSNAEIASHLVVAESTIKTHVSRILVKLGLRDRTQAAVFAYEARLVTPS; encoded by the coding sequence ATGAGCACTCCCACCGCCCCGTCCCCGTCCATCCGGGTGCTGATCGTGGACGACCAGATGATGGTCCGTGAGGGCTTTTCGGTACTTCTCAACGCCATGCCGGGGATCGAGGTCGTCGGCGAGGCGGTCGACGGCCGGCAGGCCATCGCACAGGTCGCGGCCCTGCGCCCCGACGTGGTCCTGATGGACATCCGGATGCCGGAACTCAACGGCATCGAGGCCACCCGCGAGATCGTCGCCGCCGACGCGGACGCCAAGGTCCTGGTGCTGACCACCTTCGACCTCGACGAGTACGTGTACCAGGCGCTGCGCGCCGGGGCTTCCGGCTTCCTCCTCAAGGACGCCTCCGCACGCCAGCTCGCGGACGGGGTACGGGTGGTGGCCGCGGGCGAGGCGCTGCTCGCGCCGACCGTCACCAAGCGGCTGATCAACGAGTTCTCGAAGCTCGCGGAGGCCCCGCGCTCACCCGCGCTGGCACGGGTCGGCGACCTCACCGAGCGCGAGACGGAGGTGCTCGTCCTCATCGCGCAGGGCCGGTCCAACGCCGAGATCGCCTCGCATCTGGTGGTGGCCGAGTCCACCATCAAGACCCATGTGAGTCGGATCCTGGTGAAGCTGGGGCTGCGCGACCGCACTCAGGCGGCCGTCTTCGCGTACGAGGCCCGCCTGGTCACACCTTCCTGA